The genomic region CACTATCCCTCCTTTTTCTCCGCTACAACAATAGTAATGTGGCTTGTTTTTTTGTTTATTCTTGTGGCACGTCCTTGAGCCCTTGGCCTAAATCTTTTTAAGGTAGGACCTTGATCAGCAAAAGCTTTACTAATATATAAATTGTTTACATCCATATCATAATTATGCTCAGCATTGGCAACAGCAGATTTTAGAACTTTTTCTAAAATAGGTGATGCTGCCTTTGGAGTAAATTTCAAAATCGCTAATGCGTCAGAAACACTTTTCCCTCTGATCAAGTCCAGAACTATGCGGACCTTTCTAGGAGCAATTCTGACGTAACGAGCAACAGATTTTGCTTCCATTTTCTTTCCTCCTCTCTAGCGATTTTACTTTTTGACTTTAGTAGAACGTTCTGAATCTGCGTGACCTTTATAGGTACGTGTTGGTGCAAATTCACCTAGTTTGTGACCAACCATATCTTCTGTGATGTATACCGGCACATGTTTTTTGCCATCATAAACGGCAATGGTGTGACCTACAAACTCAGGAAAGATAGTAGAACGCCTAGACCAAGTCTTAATTACTTTTTTATCGCCAGCCTTATTCATTTCAACGATCTTTTTCATCAAGTGGTCGTCGCAAAAAGGGCCTTTCTTTAGAGACCTTCCCATCTTTTTACCTCCTTATCACCCTATTTCGCCAAAGGTTATTTTTTCCTTCTTTTCACAATATATTTATCAGAAGCTTTGTTTTTCTTACGGGTTTTGTAACCTAATGTTGGTTTACCCCATGGAGTTACTGGGCTCTTTCTACCGATAGGTGCTTTACCTTCACCACCACCATGTGGATGGTCAACAGGGTTCATTACCACACCACGTACTACAGGTCTTTTACCCATCCAACGGGCACGACCAGCTTTACCGATAGAAATATTTTCGTGATCAGTATTTCCAACACGGCCAACAGTTGCATAGCAATCTAAATGGATCAATCTTTCTTCACCGGAAGGTAATCTTACATAACCATAGTTGCCTTCTTTAGCCATAAGCTGTGCTTGGCCTCCAGCAGAGCGAACCAATTGCCCACCTTTACCGATTTTAAGTTCAATGTTATGGATCACAGTACCTACTGGGATATTTCTAAGTGGCAGTGCATTACCTACCTTGATATCAGCATTTGGCCCAGAGATAACAGTATCACCTACTTTTAAGCCAAGGGGAGCAATGATATATCTTTTTTCACCATCAGCATAGTGTAATAAAGCTATATTTGCTGAACGATTTGGATCATACTCTATAGTTGCTACCTTTGCAGGTATATCTGTTTTATTTCTTTTAAAGTCAATAATACGGTATTGCCTTTTATGTCCACCACCTTGATGGCGAACAGTTAGTCTACCTTGTGCATTTCTTCCCGCTTTTTTCTTAAGGGGTGCCAGTAATGACTTTTCTGGAGTTGAAGTAGTAATCTCTTCAAAGGCAGAAACAGTCATAAACCTTCTCCCAGGAGAAGTTGGTTTAAACTTTTTGATAGCCACGATAATTCCCTCCTTTACAAGAAGTCTTATTCAAAAATTTCAATAGGCTTAGATTCCTTAGTTAATTTAACTATTGCCTTTTTCCAATCTGGTCTGTAGCCACTGTACTTACCCATTCTTTTAAATTTACCTTTGACATTCATTGTGTAAACTTTTTCTACATCTACATTAAAAAGTTTTTCCACGGCATGTTTAATCTCAATTTTGTTAGCGTTTTTATCAACAACAAAGGTATATTTACCTTCTGCCATAAGTTCATTGGACTTTTCTGTAATCAGTGGTCTTTTAATGATATCGCGAGGATCGCGCATTACGCAAACACCTCCTCCACTTTTTTTACAGCTTCTTGGGTCATAACTACAGTTTTATGTTTTAATAAATCATATACATTGATACTATCAGCTACTGCAGTTTGAACTCCCGGGATGTTTCTAGCTGATTTGTAAACAACACTGTCGGGTGTTGCTGTAACAATTAAAGCTTTACCTTCAACTTTTAAGTTGTTAAGCATTTTAACAACTTCTTTAGTCTTTGGTGCTTCAAAATTAATTTGATCTACTACAATAAGGTTATTACCTTTAACTTTGCTAGATAAAGCAGAGTATATAGCTAACCTACGAACTTTTTTAGGTACTGTGAAACCATAGGTCCTTGGTTTAGGGCCAAAGGCAATACCACCACCTACCCAGATAGGAGATCTTATACTACCGTGTCTTGCTCTACCAGTACCTTTTTGACGCCAAGGTTTGCGTCCACCGCCCCTTACTTCGCCACGACTTTT from Anaerobranca californiensis DSM 14826 harbors:
- the rplV gene encoding 50S ribosomal protein L22, with product MEAKSVARYVRIAPRKVRIVLDLIRGKSVSDALAILKFTPKAASPILEKVLKSAVANAEHNYDMDVNNLYISKAFADQGPTLKRFRPRAQGRATRINKKTSHITIVVAEKKEG
- the rpsS gene encoding 30S ribosomal protein S19, whose product is MGRSLKKGPFCDDHLMKKIVEMNKAGDKKVIKTWSRRSTIFPEFVGHTIAVYDGKKHVPVYITEDMVGHKLGEFAPTRTYKGHADSERSTKVKK
- the rplB gene encoding 50S ribosomal protein L2; its protein translation is MAIKKFKPTSPGRRFMTVSAFEEITTSTPEKSLLAPLKKKAGRNAQGRLTVRHQGGGHKRQYRIIDFKRNKTDIPAKVATIEYDPNRSANIALLHYADGEKRYIIAPLGLKVGDTVISGPNADIKVGNALPLRNIPVGTVIHNIELKIGKGGQLVRSAGGQAQLMAKEGNYGYVRLPSGEERLIHLDCYATVGRVGNTDHENISIGKAGRARWMGKRPVVRGVVMNPVDHPHGGGEGKAPIGRKSPVTPWGKPTLGYKTRKKNKASDKYIVKRRKK
- the rplW gene encoding 50S ribosomal protein L23; its protein translation is MRDPRDIIKRPLITEKSNELMAEGKYTFVVDKNANKIEIKHAVEKLFNVDVEKVYTMNVKGKFKRMGKYSGYRPDWKKAIVKLTKESKPIEIFE
- the rplD gene encoding 50S ribosomal protein L4, whose product is MPKVSVYNILGEVVSEMELNPKLFDSEINEAVMHQVVLAHLAAKRQGTASTKSRGEVRGGGRKPWRQKGTGRARHGSIRSPIWVGGGIAFGPKPRTYGFTVPKKVRRLAIYSALSSKVKGNNLIVVDQINFEAPKTKEVVKMLNNLKVEGKALIVTATPDSVVYKSARNIPGVQTAVADSINVYDLLKHKTVVMTQEAVKKVEEVFA